From the genome of Aquila chrysaetos chrysaetos chromosome 12, bAquChr1.4, whole genome shotgun sequence, one region includes:
- the NMNAT2 gene encoding nicotinamide/nicotinic acid mononucleotide adenylyltransferase 2, giving the protein MTETTKTHVILLACGSFNPITKGHIQMFERARDYLHKTGRFIVIGGIVSPVHDSYGKTGLVSSRHRLTMCQLAVQSSDWIRVDPWECYQDTWQTTCSVLEHHRDLMKRVTGCILSNVNTPSITPVIGQPQNESSQTIYQNNNNVSNKPTAAKILGKVGESLSRICCVRPPMERFTFVDENANLGTVMRYEEIELRILLLCGSDLLESFCIPGLWNEADMEVIVGEFGIVVVPRDGADPERIMNHSSILRKYKNNILVVKDDSNHPMSVVSSTKSRLALQHGDGHVVDYLCQPVIDYILKSQLYINASG; this is encoded by the exons ATGACGGAGACCACCAAGACCCACGTTATCCTGCTGGCCTGCGGCAGCTTCAACCCCATCACCAAGGGCCACATCCAGATGTTCG AGCGAGCCCGGGATTACCTGCACAAGACCGGACGCTTCATTGTCATTGGTGGCATTGTCTCGCCTGTGCACGACTCCTATGGGAAGACG GGTCTGGTCTCAAGCCGGCACCGCCTGACCATGTGCCAACTGGCCGTCCAGTCCTCCGACTGGATCAG GGTGGACCCCTGGGAGTGCTACCAGGACACCTGGCAGACCACCTGCAGCGTGCTGGAGCACCACCGCGACCTGATGAAG AGAGTGACTGGCTGCATCCTCTCCAACGTCAACACGCCCTCCATCACTCCTGTGATCGGCCAGCCCCAGAACGAGTCCTCGCAGACCATCTACCAGAACAACAATAACGTCTCCAACAAGCCCACCGCGG CAAAGATCCTGGGGAAGGTGGGAGAAAGCCTTAGCCGGATTTGCTGCGTTCGCCCACCCATGGAGCGCTTCACCTTTGTGG atGAAAACGCCAACTTGGGGACGGTGATGAGATACGAGGAGATCG agcttCGCATCTTACTGCTCTGTGGCAGCGACCTGCTGGAGTCCTTCTGCATCCCCGGTCTCTGGAATGAAGCAGAC ATGGAGGTGATCGTCGGGGAGTTTGGGATCGTGGTGGTGCCCCGGGATGGAGCAGACCCCGAACGGATCATGAACCACTCCTCCATACTCCGCAAGTACAAA aACAACATCCTGGTGGTGAAGGACGACTCAAACCACCCCATGTCAGTCGTCAGCTCCACCAAAAGCAG ACTGGCCCTGCAGCATGGAGACGGACACGTTGTGGATTACCTCTGCCAGCCT